A stretch of Rhodoferax potami DNA encodes these proteins:
- a CDS encoding NfeD family protein, protein MSEPNLWWLAVGALVALELLTGTFYLLMLGLGAAAAALAAHAGASVTAQLVWASLVGGGAVAVWHLRRSRGRSEPSAQANPNVNLDIGEVVQIGAWNPDGTAQVHYRGAAWTAIHRTGISPIPGAHRVAEMVGNRLLVDKA, encoded by the coding sequence ATGTCGGAACCCAACCTGTGGTGGCTGGCCGTGGGTGCGTTGGTCGCACTGGAGCTGCTCACCGGAACGTTTTATCTGCTGATGCTCGGGCTGGGCGCAGCCGCGGCGGCACTGGCAGCCCATGCTGGCGCCAGCGTCACTGCGCAGCTCGTATGGGCATCCTTGGTGGGTGGCGGTGCGGTGGCAGTGTGGCACCTTCGCCGCTCACGCGGCCGGTCGGAGCCATCTGCGCAGGCCAACCCCAATGTAAACCTGGATATCGGGGAAGTAGTGCAGATCGGCGCCTGGAACCCCGACGGCACTGCCCAAGTCCATTACCGCGGCGCGGCATGGACCGCAATCCATCGCACGGGAATCAGCCCGATACCCGGCGCGCACCGGGTAGCAGAAATGGTGGGCAATCGCCTGCTGGTAGATAAAGCTTAA
- a CDS encoding SPFH domain-containing protein — MEIAILLLVVAIIFVTRSVKVVPQQHAWVIERLGKYHGTLTPGLNFLVPFIDRVAYKHVLKEIPLDIASQVCITKDNTQLQVDGILYFQVTDAMRASYGSSNYIIAISQLAQTSLRSVIGKLELDKTFEERDIINAQVVAAIDEAALNWGVKVLRYEIKDLTPPKEILHAMQAQITAEREKRALIAASEGRRQEQINIATGEREAFIARSEGEKQAAINSAQGEAASITAVAEATANAIERIAAAIRQPGGEQAVQLKVAERAVDAYAKVAADATTTLIIPGNMSEVSGLIATAMKMVQSSK; from the coding sequence ATGGAAATCGCAATTCTTCTTCTGGTCGTCGCTATTATTTTTGTGACGCGGTCTGTCAAAGTCGTGCCCCAGCAGCATGCGTGGGTGATTGAACGCCTGGGCAAATACCACGGCACCCTGACACCCGGCCTGAACTTTCTGGTGCCGTTCATTGATCGCGTGGCCTACAAGCATGTGCTGAAAGAAATCCCGCTCGACATCGCAAGCCAGGTCTGTATCACCAAAGACAACACCCAGCTGCAAGTCGACGGCATTCTGTACTTTCAAGTCACCGATGCCATGCGCGCCAGTTATGGGTCGAGCAATTACATCATTGCCATTTCCCAACTGGCTCAAACATCCTTGCGCTCAGTCATCGGCAAGTTGGAGCTGGACAAAACATTCGAAGAGCGCGACATCATCAACGCCCAAGTGGTCGCAGCCATCGATGAGGCGGCTCTCAACTGGGGTGTGAAGGTGCTGCGCTATGAAATCAAAGACCTCACGCCACCCAAAGAAATTTTGCACGCCATGCAGGCACAGATCACCGCAGAACGTGAAAAACGCGCGCTGATTGCCGCCTCCGAAGGCCGCCGCCAAGAGCAAATCAATATTGCAACCGGCGAGCGCGAGGCATTCATTGCCCGCTCAGAGGGTGAAAAGCAGGCTGCCATCAACAGCGCCCAAGGTGAAGCGGCCTCCATCACTGCAGTGGCCGAGGCGACAGCGAACGCCATCGAGCGTATTGCCGCGGCCATTCGTCAACCGGGCGGCGAGCAAGCGGTGCAGTTGAAAGTCGCCGAACGAGCTGTCGATGCCTACGCCAAAGTGGCTGCGGACGCGACCACTACGCTGATCATCCCCGGCAATATGAGCGAAGTGTCCGGCCTGATTGCGACAGCCATGAAAATGGTGCAATCCAGCAAGTAA
- a CDS encoding DNA polymerase III subunit chi, with protein MTDVAFHFGAPNKLEYVGRLLRKAVARGARLTVLAVPAQVQYLDASLWATSPTDFLVHGVDNGASPDLRCPVVLTSKVHPALSSHGVLVNLTHEMPEGFDVFDRVIEVVSVDEEDRATARLRWKQYVQLGYAIQRHDLKLKGAE; from the coding sequence GTGACAGACGTTGCCTTTCATTTCGGGGCCCCGAACAAGCTGGAGTACGTAGGGCGCCTTCTGAGAAAGGCCGTCGCCCGAGGGGCGCGTTTGACGGTGCTCGCCGTTCCTGCCCAAGTGCAATATCTGGATGCCAGTCTATGGGCAACCTCGCCGACCGATTTCTTGGTGCATGGTGTCGACAACGGTGCATCTCCGGATCTGCGTTGCCCGGTTGTGTTGACATCCAAAGTTCATCCTGCTTTGTCGAGTCACGGCGTGTTGGTCAACCTGACCCATGAAATGCCCGAGGGCTTTGATGTGTTTGACCGGGTAATCGAGGTCGTGTCTGTGGATGAGGAAGACCGCGCCACGGCCCGTCTTCGTTGGAAGCAATATGTGCAGCTGGGCTATGCGATCCAACGGCATGACCTGAAGCTGAAAGGCGCTGAGTGA
- a CDS encoding leucyl aminopeptidase, with protein sequence MNFELKPLNLVALANEKADLLVLLIAQDFKPGKDELSILIGKALKQGDFSAKPGTVLALHRPVQANAAKVLLVAVGEGTARQVRSAIAACAGSLKAPVVKKAVIAFAGPAREDAVRAVPLAVADATYVYTHTKSKPEGRQLQKVLVGASNASEIAVSFAVAVGTVAGVEFAKEWANRPANYATPTLLGQAAQSLAEFAKISCEVLGPKEVAKLGMGSFMAVAQGSDEPLRFIVLKYSGATKAQAPLVLVGKGITFDSGGISIKPAAEMDEMKFDMSGAASVLGTFRTLAELKPAINVIGLIPACENLLNGKAVKPGDVVTSMSGQTIEILNTDAEGRLVLCDALTYAERFKPTAVVDIATLTGACVVALGGVRSGLFSSKPALADALFKAGESSGDLCWQLPLDEDYADGLKTNFADVANVAGRAGGAITAAKFLQRFTEKFDWAHLDIAGTAWKGGAAKGATGRPVPLLVEFVLSQVAGK encoded by the coding sequence ATGAACTTTGAACTGAAGCCTCTGAACCTCGTGGCCTTGGCCAATGAAAAAGCCGACCTGCTGGTGCTGCTCATTGCGCAGGATTTCAAGCCTGGCAAGGACGAACTGTCCATCTTGATCGGCAAGGCCTTGAAGCAGGGTGATTTCAGTGCCAAGCCAGGCACGGTGTTGGCGCTGCATCGGCCGGTGCAAGCCAATGCTGCGAAAGTTCTTTTGGTGGCCGTGGGGGAGGGTACAGCGCGCCAAGTGCGCTCTGCAATTGCAGCCTGTGCGGGCAGCCTGAAGGCGCCGGTCGTGAAAAAGGCAGTAATTGCGTTTGCAGGTCCTGCCCGGGAAGATGCGGTCCGTGCAGTGCCCCTTGCAGTTGCGGATGCCACTTACGTGTACACCCACACCAAATCCAAGCCAGAAGGGCGCCAGTTGCAAAAAGTGCTGGTCGGTGCGAGCAATGCATCTGAGATCGCAGTCTCATTTGCGGTGGCGGTAGGCACAGTGGCCGGCGTCGAGTTCGCCAAAGAGTGGGCCAATCGCCCAGCCAACTACGCAACGCCAACCTTGTTGGGGCAAGCCGCTCAAAGTCTGGCGGAGTTCGCCAAAATCAGCTGCGAAGTGCTAGGCCCCAAAGAAGTTGCCAAGCTGGGTATGGGCTCCTTCATGGCGGTCGCCCAGGGGTCTGATGAGCCTTTGCGCTTTATTGTGTTGAAGTACAGCGGCGCTACCAAAGCGCAGGCTCCGCTGGTGCTGGTGGGCAAGGGTATTACTTTTGATAGCGGCGGCATCTCCATCAAGCCTGCGGCGGAGATGGACGAGATGAAGTTCGACATGTCCGGAGCCGCCAGTGTGCTCGGAACCTTCAGGACGCTGGCGGAGCTGAAGCCCGCGATCAACGTGATCGGCTTGATCCCGGCTTGTGAGAACTTGCTGAACGGCAAAGCTGTGAAGCCTGGCGACGTGGTGACCAGCATGAGCGGCCAGACGATCGAAATTCTGAACACCGATGCCGAAGGCCGGCTGGTGCTGTGTGATGCACTGACCTACGCAGAGCGCTTTAAACCGACCGCAGTGGTCGATATTGCAACCTTGACCGGGGCATGCGTGGTCGCGCTTGGTGGGGTCCGAAGCGGCCTGTTTTCCAGCAAGCCGGCGCTGGCGGATGCGCTTTTCAAAGCCGGTGAGTCCAGTGGTGACTTGTGCTGGCAGCTGCCCCTCGATGAGGACTATGCGGATGGCTTGAAAACCAATTTTGCGGATGTGGCCAACGTGGCGGGTCGTGCAGGTGGTGCAATTACGGCTGCCAAGTTCCTCCAGCGCTTTACCGAGAAGTTTGACTGGGCGCATTTGGACATCGCGGGCACCGCCTGGAAAGGCGGGGCCGCCAAGGGCGCTACTGGACGGCCCGTGCCCCTGCTGGTGGAGTTTGTGCTGAGTCAGGTTGCCGGTAAGTGA
- the lptF gene encoding LPS export ABC transporter permease LptF: MLFHSSIRKELGRSFGATLVVLVTVVMTMTLLRTLGEASRGTFNPADVLIIMGYTVLSDMPTILSMSLFISVLTVVTRMYRDSEMVIWFGSGRGLLGLVGPLFRFAWPILLVVLTLAFVILPWSFSKIEDLRDRYDKRGDIARIEPGQFQESANGDRVFFIEKDSKGQQTGKNVFISTQEGNKQTITSARSGTVEVMNGDKFLVLQEGQRLERTTGKNDMTLSTFERYGARVGADDNSGRDYSPSNAKTTLELLRTQNPQHFAELAWRAGLTLAAFNLIWIGLAAAGANPRAGRSTNLIFAFLAFVVYFNLLVLAKNWVESGKAELIPMLLQLHGGVFVVSMLWLLKRHNHWALRLPRRNARREGSA; encoded by the coding sequence ATGTTATTCCATTCCTCCATTCGCAAAGAGTTAGGCCGCAGTTTCGGCGCGACGCTGGTCGTTCTGGTGACCGTCGTCATGACCATGACGCTGCTGCGCACCTTGGGCGAAGCCTCGCGCGGCACCTTCAATCCGGCCGACGTGCTGATCATCATGGGCTACACCGTGCTCTCGGATATGCCGACCATCCTGTCGATGAGTCTGTTTATTTCGGTGTTGACGGTTGTTACCCGGATGTACCGCGACAGCGAAATGGTGATCTGGTTCGGCAGCGGGCGCGGGTTATTGGGCTTGGTCGGCCCTCTGTTCCGGTTCGCATGGCCTATTTTGCTGGTGGTTTTGACGTTGGCATTTGTGATCTTGCCCTGGTCATTCAGCAAAATTGAGGACCTGCGCGACCGGTACGACAAGCGCGGCGACATCGCGCGCATTGAGCCGGGGCAGTTTCAAGAGTCAGCCAATGGTGACCGCGTCTTTTTTATTGAAAAAGACAGCAAGGGCCAACAAACAGGCAAGAACGTTTTCATCTCCACCCAAGAAGGTAACAAGCAAACCATCACCAGCGCGCGCTCTGGAACCGTCGAGGTCATGAATGGCGACAAGTTTCTGGTGCTCCAGGAGGGGCAACGTCTGGAGCGGACCACTGGCAAAAATGACATGACACTCAGCACCTTTGAGCGCTACGGCGCCCGGGTCGGTGCTGACGACAACTCCGGCCGCGACTACTCCCCGTCCAATGCCAAAACCACCCTCGAGTTGCTGCGGACCCAAAACCCTCAGCACTTTGCAGAACTCGCATGGCGAGCCGGATTGACCCTTGCCGCCTTCAACTTGATCTGGATTGGCTTGGCCGCCGCAGGGGCCAACCCTCGCGCAGGGCGGAGCACCAACCTGATCTTCGCGTTTCTGGCCTTTGTGGTGTATTTCAATCTCTTGGTGCTCGCCAAAAATTGGGTCGAGAGCGGGAAGGCAGAGCTTATTCCCATGCTGCTCCAATTGCATGGCGGTGTCTTTGTGGTGAGCATGCTGTGGTTGTTGAAGCGACACAACCACTGGGCGCTTCGACTGCCACGCCGCAACGCCCGTAGGGAGGGCTCCGCATGA
- the lptG gene encoding LPS export ABC transporter permease LptG — protein MKTLRKLLYGEVVTAVALVTLAFIALFFFFDVVEELQQVTRLGASGYQVPQALIYVALMIPAHVYELFPITVLIGTIFVMARLARSSEFTILRTSGLGPWKALRTLMVLGLGFVLFTFAVGDYVAPLADKTAQLLKSRFQGKISVGKTGAWLKEKQAYGSYSVNVGSLASDATLKDIRVYEFDNQGFVVSLTEAKTGTFGSDESWMLANGERTEFTSGPNQIPKVDRAAFETFRWPTQISAEMVAAAVLRPERMGTIDLFQYIRHLNANGQSAQKYEIQFWKKVFYPLSCLVMVVLSLPFAYLHFRSGGIASYTFGGVMAGISFVLLNNVVNDLGNLQGWQPWITAALPGMIYSFFSLAAFTWLVLRR, from the coding sequence ATGAAGACGCTGCGCAAACTCCTGTACGGAGAAGTGGTGACCGCAGTCGCGCTGGTCACGCTGGCATTCATCGCGCTGTTTTTTTTCTTTGACGTGGTGGAGGAACTCCAGCAGGTCACCCGGCTGGGCGCGAGTGGTTACCAAGTGCCGCAGGCACTGATTTATGTCGCGCTGATGATCCCGGCCCACGTGTATGAGTTGTTTCCCATCACGGTGCTCATCGGCACCATTTTTGTGATGGCCCGCTTGGCCCGGAGTTCGGAGTTCACGATTCTGCGTACGAGTGGCTTGGGCCCTTGGAAGGCCTTGCGGACCTTGATGGTGCTGGGCTTGGGCTTTGTCTTGTTTACTTTTGCGGTTGGCGACTATGTGGCCCCCTTGGCGGACAAAACAGCCCAACTGCTCAAATCCCGCTTTCAGGGCAAAATCAGTGTGGGTAAAACCGGCGCCTGGCTGAAAGAAAAGCAGGCTTACGGCAGCTACTCGGTGAACGTGGGTTCCTTGGCGTCAGATGCAACCCTCAAAGACATCCGGGTCTACGAATTCGACAACCAGGGCTTTGTGGTCTCCCTGACCGAAGCGAAGACTGGGACCTTTGGTAGCGATGAATCCTGGATGCTCGCCAACGGTGAGCGCACCGAATTCACGTCGGGCCCAAACCAGATCCCCAAGGTAGACCGCGCGGCGTTCGAGACCTTCCGTTGGCCCACCCAAATCAGCGCTGAAATGGTGGCCGCAGCGGTACTGCGGCCCGAGCGCATGGGCACGATTGACTTGTTCCAGTACATACGCCATCTCAATGCCAACGGCCAAAGCGCCCAGAAGTATGAAATCCAATTCTGGAAAAAAGTCTTCTATCCCCTGAGCTGCCTGGTGATGGTGGTGCTGTCCCTGCCCTTTGCCTACTTGCATTTCCGCTCGGGTGGCATCGCCAGCTACACCTTTGGTGGCGTGATGGCGGGCATCAGCTTTGTGTTGCTGAACAACGTGGTGAATGACCTTGGGAACTTACAGGGTTGGCAGCCCTGGATCACAGCGGCCCTGCCGGGCATGATCTACTCATTCTTTTCTCTTGCAGCCTTTACCTGGTTGGTACTCCGAAGATGA
- a CDS encoding sirohydrochlorin chelatase yields the protein MTSPAPRHAIVLFAHGSRDPLWHKPMEAVAARIRSQSADVEVACAYLELSQPDLPHTVAQLTGAGVDSITIVPMFLGVGRHAREDLPELVTQLRASHPAVHFHLQKAVGEDDRLVQMLASIALDPTEA from the coding sequence ATGACAAGCCCCGCCCCCCGCCACGCGATTGTGTTGTTCGCCCACGGTTCCCGCGACCCGCTGTGGCACAAGCCCATGGAGGCGGTGGCCGCGCGCATTCGCAGCCAGTCAGCAGACGTCGAAGTAGCCTGTGCCTACCTGGAGCTCAGCCAGCCTGACCTGCCCCACACCGTGGCGCAACTCACTGGTGCGGGCGTTGACAGCATCACCATCGTGCCCATGTTTTTGGGCGTAGGCCGCCATGCACGCGAGGATTTGCCTGAATTGGTAACCCAATTGCGTGCCAGCCATCCTGCGGTGCATTTCCACCTCCAGAAGGCGGTGGGGGAAGACGATCGCCTGGTGCAGATGTTGGCATCGATTGCGTTGGATCCGACCGAGGCATAA
- a CDS encoding CysB family HTH-type transcriptional regulator, whose protein sequence is MNLHQFRFVQEAARRNLNLTEAAKALHTSQPGVSKAIIELEEELGIDIFARHGKRLKRITEPGQHVLKSIELILREVNNLKRIGEQYSSQDSGTLSIATTHTQARYVLPEKVAQLRAAFPKVNVSLHQGAPDQVARMLIDDVAEIGIATESLSNYSELVTLPCYEWQHVLVLPADHPLALKEHVTLEDVAAEPLITYHPSFTGRTKIDQAFEARKLEPRISLEAIDSDVIKTYVRLGLGIGIAAEMAVTDVVEDMEKNGARGGLVVRPAGYLFGQNVTRVAFKRSAYLRNFVFTFAEFLSSRLNRALIAKAMEGHVNDYEL, encoded by the coding sequence ATGAACCTTCACCAATTCCGCTTCGTGCAAGAAGCCGCGCGCCGCAACCTCAACCTGACCGAGGCGGCGAAGGCACTACATACCTCGCAGCCGGGTGTGTCCAAAGCCATTATTGAGCTGGAAGAAGAGCTGGGCATCGACATCTTTGCCCGCCACGGCAAACGCCTCAAGCGCATCACCGAGCCAGGCCAGCATGTGCTCAAAAGCATCGAGTTGATCCTGCGCGAGGTGAACAACCTCAAGCGCATCGGGGAACAATACAGCTCGCAGGACAGCGGCACGCTGTCGATCGCCACCACCCACACCCAGGCCCGTTATGTGCTGCCGGAAAAGGTGGCACAACTCCGCGCGGCCTTCCCCAAGGTCAATGTGAGCCTGCACCAAGGCGCGCCTGACCAGGTCGCCCGCATGCTGATCGACGATGTGGCCGAAATCGGGATCGCCACCGAATCCCTGTCCAACTACAGCGAACTGGTCACCCTACCCTGCTACGAGTGGCAACACGTGCTGGTATTGCCCGCCGACCACCCTCTGGCCCTGAAAGAGCATGTCACGCTGGAAGACGTCGCCGCCGAGCCGCTCATCACCTACCACCCGTCCTTTACCGGACGCACCAAAATTGACCAGGCGTTTGAGGCCCGCAAGCTCGAGCCCCGCATTTCGCTCGAAGCCATTGACTCCGATGTGATCAAGACCTATGTGCGCCTGGGCTTGGGCATCGGCATTGCGGCTGAAATGGCGGTCACCGATGTGGTGGAGGACATGGAGAAAAACGGCGCCCGTGGCGGCTTGGTGGTGCGACCTGCGGGCTACCTGTTCGGCCAGAACGTGACCCGAGTAGCCTTCAAGCGCAGCGCCTATTTACGCAATTTTGTCTTCACGTTTGCGGAATTTTTAAGCAGCCGCCTGAACCGCGCGCTGATCGCCAAGGCCATGGAAGGCCACGTAAACGACTATGAGTTGTGA